The Deinococcus aquaticus genomic interval AGGGTGACCGTTTCCCACGTGCGGGACAGGGTGCGGGGGTATCGTTCATTGCTTTCACTCCTAGAGGGGCTGGAAGTCAGGCGGGGGCGCGCAATCTTGGCGGATGAGGCGTCCCTTTTTGCTGGCCTGATAGTAAACCTCTGGCGTTTACTTGTTAACTTCTGGCGTTAATGAACGCATAGCGTTAAGCTGTGGGAATGAATGACCGCGTGAGAGAACTGATTGATACCCGCCTTCGAGAGAAAGGGATGAGCCGGGCTGATCTGGCCCGCGCCATAGGGAAGACCCCGCAGACCGTGACGCGCGCCCTGAACGGGAACGAAGGCGGTGGTAACGTCCCCCCCCTGTGGGCCGCGATTCTCGAGGCACTAGACTTGCGCCTGACGGTGGAACCTGGGCAGGGGCAGGGCCAGGGGAACGGCGAAGGGGGGAAGGCGTGAACGTCTACCGCGCGCTCAGTGGGGCGGGATTGGCTGCGGGCCTGGGGGTGCAGGTCTGGCAAATGCGGAGCGGGCCGGGAAGCTCGAGCTTTTCTGATCTTGCCTTCGTGGGTGTGGCGGTGGGTCTTTTCTTAGCCAATGCCTTTCCGGCATTGCGTCTCAATCTCTGGCAGGTCGGCGTAGCCTTTCTGCTGCTGGCCCTGGGCAGCCCTAAGGCGTGGCTGCTGGGCGGCTTCGCAGGCATGGGGGCCGTGATGCTGTGGCAGGCGTACCAGATCAAGATCGGCGAAGAGGGGAAGGCGTGAGGCGGTCTTTCCGGGTAGCAGTGGTGTGCCTGATGGCAGCCATGATTCTTCCCACTGTGGCGCTGATGTTGCGCGCGCCTGAATGGGTGAAGGTGCTTCAAATAGGGTTGATCGTGCTGTGTTGGATTTGGGTCGCGTTCACGCGCCCGAAGCCCGGCGAAGGGGGGAAGGCATGAACACTTCCCGGCTGTGGCTTGTGGCGTGCGCGCTGCTCACCCTGACGCAGGCGTGGCGGACCTGGGAAGAATCTCAGGCGGGTCTAAAGT includes:
- a CDS encoding helix-turn-helix domain-containing protein; this encodes MNDRVRELIDTRLREKGMSRADLARAIGKTPQTVTRALNGNEGGGNVPPLWAAILEALDLRLTVEPGQGQGQGNGEGGKA